Below is a window of Panthera leo isolate Ple1 chromosome B4, P.leo_Ple1_pat1.1, whole genome shotgun sequence DNA.
ACGTTGTTGGGAGAGGGGTTCGAATGCAGCCCTCCAATGTAATAATGAGTGCAGGGAGATCTAGAAAGCTACCCTGTCGCctctgggcctggggtgggggcatctCACCTGTCCATTCTTCATCAGGTCGGCCCACATGCTGGTGCCGTCACCGCCGCGCATGAGCACATGGTAAGCGAAGAAGTAGACACCTGGCATGGGGCAGGTGAACTTGCCGCTGGCCGCCTCGTAAGCGTTTCCCACGTTGGTCACCACGTCGTCGAAGCGCAGCACCTCATAACCTTCGTGTGGCCGCCGCAGACCCGCGTAGAAGGCAATTCGAGGCACGTAGCCGGCAGGGGGCGCCACCCCGCCAGGGCCTGGGCCGGGAGGACCTGGTGGACCTGGCCTGCCCGGCTCTCCTGGAGGCCCTCTGGGACCTGGGGGTCCCGGTGGCCCTCGCAGACCTGCCTTCCCGcgcctccccacctctcccttggCGCCGGGAGGGAAGGGGGGCACGGAGGAGGGCGCGCCGTCGGGTCCAGGGCCTCGAGGCCCGTGTGGGTCGCACACCATGCGGCAGCGACCCAGCATCTCATAGTGCGCCGGCCCGCGGGAGCTGTGCACCAGCAGCGGAAtggccaccagcagcagcagcaccatgGCCACCCCGACGGCCGCGCCCGCCACCCGCTTGCGGCGGCTCAGCCGCGACGCGGCCAGGGCCAGCAGATCCTCCTCACTCTTTGGCGCAATGGCGGCGGAGGCCCGGGGCTCTCCGCGGGCCCCGGAGGCGGTGGCCGGGCTCGGGCTTGGGTCGGGACCCCCCCGACGGCTGCGCCCGGCCCCCCCGCCCCTGCGGGCTCCCGCCTCAGCGGTGCCGTTCCCCAAACCTTCCGTCAAGGCGGAggttcccccccccacccgccccgtaAGTTGGGCCAGGGGCCTCCCGACGGTTCAAAACCCGCGGTCCTCTATTACCCTCCTGTGCAGCCTAACGTCCCCGGGCGCCTGAAATCAGCGGCTTCTCGGACGGCCGGTTTCTTACAGATCTAGGATGCCTGCTTTCCGGACAGCTGCCTTCTCAAGGATGGCGGCGCCTAGGTCCCCGGCTACCCAGACGGATCGCTCCCGGTCGGAGCAGGGGACTACTCTCCGCTCTCTGGACGTCCCGGGCTCTGCGCTGCGGGTGGCGCCCACCGGACGCGACCTCCTTGGAGGTTTGCGCTCTGGTTCTTGGAGCGCACTGACGCGCCTCTCTACCCCAGCCACGGCCCCAGACCCTGCTAGAGCCTGGCCCCGCGTTTCTCCCCAGCTAGAGCTCTCCCTCTCTGCGTCCCtaaccttcctcccctccctcccggggCGGCAGTGCGGGTGGTGTGAGCCGCTGCGCGGCGGGAGCCTCTATAAGCGGCCCGGGGCGGAGCGACCCCTGGCGCCCAGAGTGGGAagcgcgggggcggggcaggcaaAGGCCCCCACCCGCGTCCCCTCAGCTTCTCTGTGCCTGCCTGGTTCTGAGCGGATTCTGCAGGGGTTCGCTCTCCCCACCCTATCCTTACTTTCACCGCACCCAGAGTTCGGTATTCCTGGATTCCAGAGGAAGCCAGAAATAGATATGGGATAAAAAGGGGTCTAGATACAcgcagaaaaaaagacagaggtgGATTCCAGAGCTAAAAAGCACCCtccaccaaaagaaaagaaaagcccacaAACATACAAGAAGGGTGAATAAAAGAAATTCGCCACCCCACGCCCCTCAGTGCCCGTGACCCAATAACATTTGGTAAAGGGTTCAATGAGTACATGTTGGCCTGAACCGGAAAAGGCAAATTTCCAGCCACCTCCACCCTCGACCCCCAGTGTTggtgcgtgggggtggggggagcgcagagcagagcagagggtgagggagagagagagaaagagaaaacagatcagtCTGGGGGAGTGAGCAGGAAACCgacaggaaagcagagaaggagcGACAGAGAcatcaaagagacagaaagccagCTAGAGacgcagagacagagacaaagcttGGAAAAGAGACTAACTGACAGGcccaggagggggagaggggagagacagagacagagagagagagacaagagctgAGACAGGTTGACAGATCGAGAGAGA
It encodes the following:
- the C1QL4 gene encoding complement C1q-like protein 4; this encodes MVLLLLVAIPLLVHSSRGPAHYEMLGRCRMVCDPHGPRGPGPDGAPSSVPPFPPGAKGEVGRRGKAGLRGPPGPPGPRGPPGEPGRPGPPGPPGPGPGGVAPPAGYVPRIAFYAGLRRPHEGYEVLRFDDVVTNVGNAYEAASGKFTCPMPGVYFFAYHVLMRGGDGTSMWADLMKNGQVRASAIAQDADQNYDYASNSVILHLDVGDEVFIKLDGGKVHGGNTNKYSTFSGFIIYPD